The genomic region GGGCCGACGCACGCGGCGGGCAGCTCAACGGGCCGAATCTGCTCCGATCGCAGCTCGTCCTCGCCGATCGCGACGGCGAAAAGATTGCCCCCGTCGTCCGCGACGGCCGGCCCGAGCGCGGCATGCCGCCATTTCCGCTGGGCGCCGCCGACGTGAGCGCCGTCGTCGAGTTCCTGCATAGCCTGACCGCTGCCAGTCCCGGGCAGGGCGCGCCGCCGCCCTCGGAGACGCCACTGCCCGACATCGTCGTCGGCGACGCGGTCGCGGGCCGTCAGTATTTCGTTGCGACGTGCGCAGCCTGCCATGCCGCCGACGGCGATCTACGCGGCATCGCCACGAGGGCCCGCGACGCCAGGGCGCTGCAGAATCTGTGGGTATCGGGCGGCGCGACCGGCCGCCGGGGCGCCGACGACGCCGCACCGGCGATCATCGCGACGGTCACCGCCGAGCGAGCCGAGCCGGTCCGCGGACGTCTGATCTTCATCGACGACTTCGAAATCAAGTTGCGGCTCGACGACGGCAGCGTCCGGAGTTGGGGCCGCGCTGGGTCCTCGCCGCGGGTCCGCGTCGAGGACCCGCTCGAGGGCCACAAGGCGCTACTGTCGGCGCTGACCGATCGCGACATGCGGAATTTGACCGCCTATCTGGTGACGCTGAAGTGACGATGAAGTCCTGGCTCGCGGCCGCCGCGAT from Vicinamibacterales bacterium harbors:
- a CDS encoding c-type cytochrome, with translation MTRSFIIWALTLAALAAQQNPGTFPAMQRKPADPATIARGRALFGVNCVACHGADARGGQLNGPNLLRSQLVLADRDGEKIAPVVRDGRPERGMPPFPLGAADVSAVVEFLHSLTAASPGQGAPPPSETPLPDIVVGDAVAGRQYFVATCAACHAADGDLRGIATRARDARALQNLWVSGGATGRRGADDAAPAIIATVTAERAEPVRGRLIFIDDFEIKLRLDDGSVRSWGRAGSSPRVRVEDPLEGHKALLSALTDRDMRNLTAYLVTLK